CCTGGTATCCACATTACTTTTGCCCTGGCTGAACTTGTTTGGGGGTACGGACAGCAATCCATATCCTTTATATGGGCTTTGATTTCTATCTTATCAATATTCCAGATTTATCTCATACTGGACAAAATAACTGGCTGGCAAGCAGCTCTTGTTGGTGTGATTTATTATACATTAGCTTCAAACTCCATCTTTTTACAGGCAAATCAGCCCAACACGGAAATCTTCATAAATTATTTTACACTGATTGCAATTTGGGCTCTGGTGCAAACCCCCAATCCCAAGACCAGACATATTCACATCGCCGGGTGGGCAATGGGTATTGCAACCATGTTCAAGCCAGTTGCTGTTTTTGTATTGGCCCCCATGCTTGTTTATGTTCTGATCAGGAAATATGCTGTTGAGAAAGAGCTCAATTACAGATCTTTGCTATTCTCAAGCCTCATGCTTTTATACCCTGTCCCCTTGCTTTGGGGTTCAATGTTTGGATACGCTATTCTACAGGGCCGATTTCACGATTTCTGGGATATACTTATTGTGTACAATGGACAGTATGCAGGGAATTCAATTCGAAATATTTGGGCCTTTTTAACCCACCCCAATTTTTTATTTCCACAATCCCTCACTGGAATTTGGATCATGATTTTGCAGGGGTATGCCTGGTTATTTATCGGATCTCGCTCGAAAAGTGTGAAAGTTCCTCATTATTTCTTTGTACTCGTGACCATAGGAGTTCTTTTTGAAATAGGCAGCCTTGGAAAAAATTTCGCACACTATTTTCAAGTTTTAATTCCGATTTTCGTTCTGAATTCAAGTCTTCTTATTTATTATGTTTTTAATGAAATAAAGATCAGGAAATGGCCCCGTCTCATAATCGGATCGGTTCTGCTAGCGAGCACACTTGGTACGATGATAAATTTCCAAATTGATTTTTTTAAACTTAATCCCATTGAAGTGTCCCTAAAAAAATATAGTAGACAGTACCTGGATGCCCGCGAAATTGGTCATGAGATAAATGCTATTACATCTCCCGATGACCTGATTTACTATTGGGGTTCTGAGTCCGGTGTGTATTATTATAGTCAAAGAAAATCTGCCTCAGGTGTATTCTACAACCTTCCACTGA
This sequence is a window from Candidatus Neomarinimicrobiota bacterium. Protein-coding genes within it:
- a CDS encoding glycosyltransferase family 39 protein, with the translated sequence MDKYRNLISALIFISAIVFIFASTLHSMDEPLERDITTYGYIGHALLSGESLYTDLWDHKPPGIHITFALAELVWGYGQQSISFIWALISILSIFQIYLILDKITGWQAALVGVIYYTLASNSIFLQANQPNTEIFINYFTLIAIWALVQTPNPKTRHIHIAGWAMGIATMFKPVAVFVLAPMLVYVLIRKYAVEKELNYRSLLFSSLMLLYPVPLLWGSMFGYAILQGRFHDFWDILIVYNGQYAGNSIRNIWAFLTHPNFLFPQSLTGIWIMILQGYAWLFIGSRSKSVKVPHYFFVLVTIGVLFEIGSLGKNFAHYFQVLIPIFVLNSSLLIYYVFNEIKIRKWPRLIIGSVLLASTLGTMINFQIDFFKLNPIEVSLKKYSRQYLDAREIGHEINAITSPDDLIYYWGSESGVYYYSQRKSASGVFYNLPLKDKNNEQIEALNSRLLADLEETPPAIFIWNSKEGPMEKSHLYDFITESYHLLGNRSYFQIYVNELEKYEF